From Microbacterium croceum, a single genomic window includes:
- a CDS encoding GuaB1 family IMP dehydrogenase-related protein, which yields MEFSGEQPTVDLTYSDVFLVPRRSAVTSRLQVDLAPQDGTPATLPLVASNMNSVTGPRLAAVLARRGGIGVLPQDMPLQDLDQAIRDVKAQPVLWDTPLVLSPDAPVADALRLLPATAGHGIVVAHGRGEIEVDQILGILPATRLATALPDAQLGDLVRTGTPSLDADDIGSERHAFDVITDAGVEMVTVIHHGHLVGTLSARSALRSTLYGPALDRDGRLAVAAAVGINGDVASKARALAAAGVDVLVVDTAHGHQEGMLRALRAVAELGLDIPIVAGNIVTADGVNDLVDAGATILKVGVGPGAMCTTRMMTAVGRPQFSAVLETAQAARELGAHVWADGGVRYPRDVALALAAGAASVMIGSWFAGTIEAPGALQRDSDGRIFKESWGMASTKAVQARFERLDAYERARKELFAEGISSSKIYLDPLRPGVEDLLDMITSGVRSSFTYAGAASVPEFHERALVGLQSAAGYEEGKALPVSW from the coding sequence CGCGGTCACCAGCCGTCTGCAGGTCGATCTCGCCCCGCAGGACGGCACGCCGGCGACCCTGCCGCTGGTGGCTTCCAACATGAACTCCGTGACAGGCCCGCGCTTGGCAGCCGTGCTCGCCCGCCGCGGAGGCATCGGTGTGCTGCCGCAGGACATGCCGCTGCAGGATCTCGATCAGGCGATTCGAGACGTGAAGGCGCAGCCGGTGCTGTGGGACACGCCTCTCGTGCTCTCGCCCGATGCTCCCGTCGCCGATGCTCTCCGGCTCCTGCCGGCGACGGCCGGCCATGGCATCGTCGTCGCCCACGGCAGGGGAGAGATCGAGGTCGATCAGATCCTCGGCATCCTGCCGGCGACCCGCCTGGCCACCGCATTGCCCGACGCGCAGCTGGGCGACCTGGTCCGCACCGGTACCCCGTCGCTCGACGCGGACGACATCGGATCCGAGCGGCACGCGTTCGACGTCATCACCGACGCCGGGGTCGAGATGGTCACCGTCATCCACCACGGACACCTGGTCGGCACGCTGAGCGCACGCAGCGCTCTGCGGTCGACGCTGTACGGCCCGGCTCTCGACCGCGACGGCCGTCTCGCCGTCGCCGCGGCCGTCGGGATCAACGGCGACGTCGCGTCGAAGGCCAGGGCGCTCGCCGCCGCCGGGGTCGACGTGCTCGTGGTCGACACCGCGCACGGCCACCAGGAGGGGATGCTGCGTGCCCTGCGCGCTGTCGCCGAGCTCGGCCTCGACATCCCCATCGTCGCGGGCAACATCGTCACCGCCGATGGCGTGAACGACCTCGTGGACGCCGGAGCGACGATCCTCAAGGTCGGAGTCGGGCCGGGAGCGATGTGCACGACGCGCATGATGACGGCGGTCGGCCGACCGCAGTTCTCCGCGGTCCTCGAGACCGCGCAGGCTGCGCGGGAGCTCGGCGCCCATGTCTGGGCGGACGGGGGAGTGCGCTACCCGCGCGACGTGGCCCTCGCGCTCGCCGCGGGCGCGGCATCCGTCATGATCGGCTCGTGGTTCGCCGGCACGATCGAGGCGCCGGGCGCGCTCCAGCGCGACAGCGATGGGCGCATCTTCAAGGAATCGTGGGGGATGGCGTCGACCAAGGCCGTCCAGGCCCGCTTCGAGCGGCTCGACGCCTATGAGCGGGCACGCAAGGAGCTCTTCGCCGAGGGGATCTCGTCGTCGAAGATCTACCTCGACCCGCTGCGCCCCGGCGTGGAGGATCTGCTCGACATGATCACCTCCGGCGTGCGGTCCTCGTTCACCTACGCGGGAGCCGCATCGGTTCCCGAGTTCCACGAGCGCGCACTGGTCGGCCTCCAGTCGGCCGCGGGATACGAGGAGGGGAAGGCCCTGCCCGTCAGCTGGTGA
- a CDS encoding hemolysin family protein — protein MDYIMLGVGLLLTVGTGLFVASEFALVNLDRAELEARQSRGESRLALTISALKHTSTHLSSAQLGITLTTLLTGYTMEPALSNLLGPTLIAWNIPEAAVSPIATIVAMLVATVLSMILGELVPKNFALALPLATAKLVIPFQIAFTTIFKPAVVVLNGSANGVLRSMGIEPKEELSGARSAEELSSLVRRSANAGLLEADTATLLDRTLTFARLTAADVMTARPSMHAIAAGDSADDVIQLARRTGHSRFPVYDDDLDDITGVVHLKAAISVPRERRTEVPVGALSTEPLRVPETVHVDALISELRARGYQLAVVVDEYGGTAGLVTLEDLIEELVGEVADEHDRTRAGVIRGRDGVTFPGELRPDELRQRAGVDVPEGEVYDTVGGYVMSVLERVPAVGDEVSVDSGVLQVVRMDGRRVDRIRYVPSPNQPGEVAPR, from the coding sequence ATGGACTACATCATGTTGGGCGTGGGGCTCCTGCTCACGGTCGGCACCGGCCTCTTCGTCGCGAGCGAGTTCGCACTGGTCAATCTCGACCGCGCGGAACTCGAGGCGCGGCAGTCGCGCGGGGAATCCCGACTCGCGCTCACCATCAGCGCACTCAAGCACACCTCCACGCACCTGTCGTCGGCGCAGCTCGGCATCACGCTGACCACGCTGCTGACCGGTTACACGATGGAGCCCGCGCTGTCGAACCTCCTGGGCCCGACGCTGATCGCCTGGAACATCCCGGAGGCGGCGGTCTCACCCATCGCGACGATCGTGGCGATGCTGGTCGCGACCGTGCTGTCGATGATCCTCGGAGAGCTCGTCCCGAAGAACTTCGCCCTCGCGCTGCCTCTGGCCACCGCGAAGCTGGTCATCCCGTTCCAGATCGCCTTCACCACGATCTTCAAGCCGGCCGTGGTCGTGCTCAACGGGAGCGCCAACGGCGTGTTGCGCAGCATGGGCATCGAACCGAAGGAGGAGCTCTCCGGCGCGCGCAGTGCCGAGGAGCTGTCCTCGCTGGTGCGCCGCTCGGCGAACGCCGGGCTGCTCGAGGCCGATACGGCCACGCTGCTGGACCGCACGCTGACCTTCGCCCGGCTCACCGCGGCCGATGTCATGACCGCCCGCCCGAGCATGCATGCGATCGCGGCGGGCGACTCCGCCGATGACGTCATCCAGCTCGCCCGGCGTACCGGTCACAGCCGCTTCCCGGTGTACGACGACGACCTCGACGACATCACCGGAGTCGTGCATCTGAAGGCAGCCATCTCGGTGCCGCGCGAGCGCCGCACCGAGGTGCCAGTCGGTGCTCTGTCCACCGAGCCGCTGCGCGTGCCGGAGACGGTGCACGTCGACGCCCTCATCTCGGAGCTCCGGGCTCGCGGCTATCAACTGGCCGTCGTCGTCGACGAGTACGGGGGAACCGCCGGTCTGGTGACCCTGGAGGACCTGATCGAAGAGCTCGTGGGCGAGGTCGCCGACGAGCACGACCGTACGCGCGCCGGCGTGATCCGCGGACGTGACGGTGTCACGTTCCCCGGCGAGCTGCGCCCGGACGAGTTGCGCCAGCGGGCTGGGGTCGATGTGCCGGAGGGCGAGGTCTACGACACGGTCGGCGGCTACGTCATGAGTGTCCTGGAGCGCGTCCCCGCCGTCGGCGACGAGGTCTCCGTCGACAGCGGCGTGCTGCAGGTCGTCCGCATGGACGGCAGGCGGGTCGACCGCATCCGCTATGTCCCGAGTCCGAATCAGCCAGGAGAGGTGGCCCCCCGATGA
- a CDS encoding hemolysin family protein — MSDWGGLAWLVVLLVANAFFVGAEFAVISARRSQIEPRAEQGSRAAKTALYAMEHATLMLATSQLGITICSLLILNVSEPAIHHLLAVPLHAFGWPDGAVDAVSFVIALLIVSFLHVVFGEMVPKNLAFSVPDRAVLILATPLVWVSKVFMPVIWALNAAANGVLRLFRVEPKNEAASTFTLDEVATIVNQSRREGVLMDTAGTVAAAVEFTDKKARDVAVPLSDLVTLPQSTTPDDIEKAVARYGFSRYVIVDDDAVPIGYVHLKDILRASEGPDVETKMIEPIPSKRIHHMVPVQEDTDLEDALAVMRRAGRHLAKVRDAAGQTTAVLFLEDILEELVGEVQDATRRVRGH; from the coding sequence ATGAGCGATTGGGGAGGACTCGCCTGGTTGGTCGTGCTGCTCGTGGCCAACGCCTTCTTCGTCGGCGCCGAGTTCGCAGTGATCTCCGCGCGGCGTTCGCAGATCGAACCGCGCGCCGAGCAGGGCTCGCGTGCGGCCAAGACCGCCCTGTACGCGATGGAGCATGCGACGCTCATGCTCGCGACCTCCCAGCTGGGCATCACGATCTGCTCTCTGCTGATCCTGAACGTCTCCGAACCCGCGATCCATCACCTGCTCGCCGTGCCGCTGCACGCATTCGGCTGGCCGGACGGCGCGGTGGATGCCGTGTCGTTCGTGATCGCTCTGCTGATCGTCTCGTTCCTGCACGTGGTGTTCGGCGAGATGGTGCCGAAGAACCTCGCGTTCTCGGTGCCCGACCGCGCCGTGCTGATCCTCGCGACACCGCTCGTGTGGGTGTCGAAGGTGTTCATGCCGGTGATCTGGGCGCTCAACGCGGCGGCGAACGGCGTGCTGCGACTGTTCCGCGTGGAGCCGAAGAACGAGGCGGCGTCGACGTTCACGCTCGATGAGGTGGCGACCATCGTGAACCAGTCCCGGCGGGAGGGTGTGCTGATGGACACCGCCGGCACGGTGGCGGCGGCCGTCGAGTTCACCGACAAGAAGGCGCGGGATGTCGCGGTGCCGCTGAGCGACCTCGTGACGCTGCCGCAGTCGACCACGCCGGACGATATCGAGAAGGCGGTCGCGCGGTACGGGTTCTCGCGCTACGTGATCGTCGACGACGATGCGGTCCCGATCGGCTACGTGCATCTGAAGGACATCCTGCGCGCCTCCGAGGGGCCGGACGTCGAGACCAAGATGATCGAGCCGATCCCCTCGAAGCGCATCCACCACATGGTGCCCGTCCAGGAGGACACGGACCTGGAGGATGCGCTCGCGGTCATGCGCCGGGCCGGACGCCACTTGGCGAAGGTGCGCGATGCCGCGGGTCAGACGACGGCTGTGCTGTTCCTCGAGGACATCCTGGAGGAGCTCGTCGGAGAGGTGCAGGACGCGACGCGTCGCGTGCGCGGACACTGA
- a CDS encoding NADH:flavin oxidoreductase/NADH oxidase: MSILFSPLRIRSVTFRNRLWVSPMCMYSAVDGVVQEWHHTHLAQFASGGAGLIIAEATAVVPDGRISPRDVGLWNDEQRDAWVPIVQAIHDRGAVAGVQLAHAGRKASTWWPWAEGSGSVPAAEGGWTTTAPSDIAYEGFAAPVALDADGIERIVDAFAAAARRALDAGFDVLELHGAHGYLLHQFLSPLSNLREDEYGGPLENRARLLLRVVDAVRATAGDDVPLFVRISATDHAEGGFTPEEAATVGTWAEEHGADLIDVSSGGLVAHQQISVFPGYQVPLAATVRQGGRIPVSAVGLITAAAQAEQVLADGAADAIFAGREWLRDPHFALRAAHELGAEVAWPPQYERAHWR, translated from the coding sequence GTGAGCATCCTCTTCTCCCCGCTGCGCATCCGATCCGTCACCTTCCGCAACCGCCTGTGGGTCTCCCCCATGTGCATGTACAGCGCCGTGGACGGCGTCGTGCAGGAGTGGCATCACACCCACCTCGCCCAGTTCGCCTCGGGCGGCGCCGGGCTGATCATCGCCGAGGCGACGGCCGTCGTGCCGGACGGGCGGATCTCCCCGCGAGACGTCGGTCTGTGGAACGACGAGCAGCGCGACGCGTGGGTTCCGATCGTGCAGGCGATCCACGACCGCGGCGCGGTCGCCGGCGTGCAACTCGCTCATGCCGGCCGCAAGGCGTCGACATGGTGGCCCTGGGCTGAGGGCTCGGGTTCGGTGCCCGCTGCCGAGGGCGGCTGGACGACGACCGCTCCCTCCGACATCGCCTACGAGGGCTTCGCCGCACCGGTCGCGCTCGACGCCGACGGCATCGAGCGGATCGTCGACGCGTTCGCCGCCGCCGCCCGCCGCGCCCTCGACGCCGGGTTCGACGTGCTCGAGCTGCACGGCGCGCACGGGTACCTCCTGCACCAGTTCCTCTCTCCGCTGTCGAACCTCCGCGAGGACGAGTACGGCGGCCCCCTCGAGAACCGCGCCCGACTGCTTCTGCGTGTCGTGGATGCCGTGCGCGCGACAGCCGGCGACGACGTACCCCTGTTCGTGCGCATCTCCGCCACCGACCATGCCGAGGGCGGCTTCACGCCCGAGGAAGCCGCGACCGTCGGCACATGGGCCGAGGAGCACGGCGCCGACCTCATCGACGTCTCCAGTGGAGGTCTGGTCGCGCACCAGCAGATCAGCGTGTTCCCCGGCTACCAGGTGCCGCTCGCCGCGACCGTGCGCCAGGGCGGCAGGATCCCGGTGTCTGCCGTCGGCCTGATCACCGCAGCGGCCCAGGCCGAGCAGGTGCTGGCAGACGGAGCGGCGGATGCGATCTTCGCGGGGCGCGAGTGGTTGCGCGACCCGCACTTCGCGCTCCGCGCCGCGCACGAGCTCGGCGCCGAGGTGGCCTGGCCGCCGCAGTACGAGCGCGCGCACTGGCGCTGA
- a CDS encoding NAD(P)H-hydrate dehydratase, whose translation MVEVREWSRSDTARFLRVPSSGDDKYSRGVVALRTGSAMYPGAAVLGTEAAWRAGSGFVRYVGEGRAADAVIARRPETVVAADTGRTRIDAWVIGSGTDAATRTDEETAALRQILAGTARVVVDAGALDLAAGSAAPFVVTPHAGEFARLRAQLRLTPSDDAQRAEAAVEVAARLGGAVLLKGARTLVADTEGRVIEVSAGTGWLATAGSGDVLGGVLGALLAANLDAPLAEAAAAAAWLHGYAGRLAADAIGAGERQGPGHPIVAMDVAEALPTAIADLLA comes from the coding sequence ATGGTCGAGGTGCGCGAGTGGTCCCGCAGCGATACCGCACGATTCCTGCGGGTGCCGTCGTCGGGTGATGACAAGTACTCGCGCGGTGTCGTGGCCCTGCGCACGGGGTCGGCGATGTACCCGGGAGCTGCCGTGCTCGGCACCGAGGCGGCCTGGCGGGCGGGCTCCGGATTCGTCCGCTACGTGGGCGAGGGGCGTGCGGCGGATGCCGTGATCGCGCGGCGCCCGGAGACGGTCGTCGCCGCCGACACAGGGCGCACGCGGATCGACGCCTGGGTGATCGGCTCCGGCACGGACGCCGCGACCCGCACCGACGAGGAGACCGCGGCGCTGCGGCAGATCCTCGCCGGGACCGCACGCGTCGTCGTGGATGCCGGCGCGCTCGACCTCGCCGCCGGAAGCGCAGCGCCATTCGTGGTGACCCCGCACGCGGGGGAGTTCGCACGATTGCGGGCGCAGCTGCGCCTCACACCATCGGACGATGCACAGCGCGCAGAGGCTGCTGTCGAGGTCGCTGCGCGGCTGGGCGGTGCGGTGCTCCTCAAGGGGGCGCGCACACTGGTCGCCGATACCGAGGGACGCGTGATCGAGGTCTCCGCCGGCACCGGCTGGCTGGCGACCGCCGGAAGCGGTGACGTGCTCGGCGGGGTGCTCGGTGCGCTGCTGGCCGCGAACCTCGACGCACCGCTCGCCGAGGCGGCGGCCGCTGCGGCCTGGCTCCACGGGTATGCCGGTCGTCTGGCGGCTGATGCGATCGGAGCCGGAGAACGCCAGGGACCAGGCCACCCGATCGTCGCCATGGACGTCGCGGAAGCCCTCCCGACGGCGATCGCGGACCTGCTCGCATGA
- a CDS encoding thiamine-binding protein: MLIAFSVAPSGTPAEGQERAGDSVHDAVAAAVKVVRESGLAHRTTSMFTEIEGPDWDTVMNVVKRATEAVMPFGSRVSLVLKADIRPGYTGELDAKIERLEAALDGGVAGAVDPA, translated from the coding sequence ATGCTGATCGCCTTCTCCGTCGCCCCCAGTGGAACCCCCGCCGAAGGACAGGAACGTGCAGGGGACTCCGTGCATGACGCGGTCGCCGCCGCCGTCAAGGTCGTGCGTGAGTCGGGTCTGGCTCATCGCACCACGAGCATGTTCACCGAGATCGAGGGCCCGGACTGGGACACCGTGATGAACGTGGTCAAGCGTGCGACCGAGGCCGTCATGCCGTTCGGTTCGCGGGTGTCGCTGGTGCTCAAGGCCGATATCCGTCCCGGGTACACGGGCGAGCTCGACGCGAAGATCGAGCGGCTGGAGGCGGCGCTCGACGGGGGTGTGGCGGGTGCCGTGGACCCGGCATAG
- a CDS encoding MFS transporter: protein MNPSTQSRGAAKRALLSLAIGSFGIGMTEFVIMGLLPNISSDLLPSLWATSQEDALSQAGWLISLYALGVVIGAPTIAGFVARYPRHRVMIVLALALTIFNALTVVLPTFELVGISRFLAGLPHGAYFGIGALVAADVMGPGNRAKGVAFILTGLTVANVVGVPLGTYLGQQFGWRAAFAVVALVFALATLCITFFVPKRPGEPGRTMRQELGVFRIRQVWFTLGVGAIGFGGFFAVYSYVAPLVTEVAGAPDWFVPIVLVLMGLGMTAGNLVGGHLADIDLRRTLLYGLAAMAVVFAMLALLAFWIVSLSLLVFVVGFVSSVLSPTIQTRLMDVAGDNQSIAAAMNHSALNIGNSLGAFLGGVVIALGWGFTAPAWTGAALAIAGLLIALVSYRIEARRPAAPVRVAS, encoded by the coding sequence GTGAATCCCTCGACTCAATCGAGGGGTGCGGCGAAGAGGGCGCTCCTCTCTCTCGCCATCGGCAGCTTCGGAATCGGCATGACCGAGTTCGTGATCATGGGCCTGCTGCCCAACATCTCCTCCGACCTGCTCCCGTCGCTCTGGGCGACCAGCCAGGAGGACGCGCTGAGCCAGGCCGGCTGGTTGATTTCGCTGTACGCGCTCGGTGTTGTCATCGGCGCACCGACGATCGCCGGTTTCGTGGCCCGCTATCCGCGGCACCGAGTGATGATCGTGCTCGCCCTCGCACTGACCATCTTCAACGCGCTCACCGTGGTCCTCCCGACGTTCGAGCTGGTCGGGATCTCTCGCTTCCTCGCGGGCCTCCCACATGGCGCCTACTTCGGCATCGGCGCGCTGGTCGCGGCCGATGTGATGGGCCCGGGCAACCGTGCTAAGGGAGTGGCGTTCATCCTCACCGGGCTCACGGTCGCGAACGTGGTCGGGGTGCCGTTGGGCACCTATCTCGGCCAGCAGTTCGGATGGCGGGCGGCGTTCGCCGTCGTCGCCCTCGTCTTCGCCCTCGCCACGCTCTGCATCACGTTCTTCGTGCCGAAGCGCCCCGGTGAACCCGGACGCACGATGCGCCAGGAGCTCGGGGTGTTCCGCATCCGCCAGGTGTGGTTCACCCTTGGCGTCGGTGCGATCGGCTTCGGGGGTTTCTTCGCGGTCTACAGCTACGTCGCACCGCTGGTCACCGAGGTCGCCGGAGCGCCGGACTGGTTCGTGCCGATCGTGCTCGTGCTCATGGGCCTCGGGATGACGGCGGGAAACCTGGTCGGTGGGCACCTGGCCGACATCGACCTGCGCCGCACGCTCCTCTACGGACTCGCGGCGATGGCAGTGGTGTTCGCGATGCTGGCGCTGCTGGCTTTCTGGATCGTGAGCCTGAGCCTCCTCGTCTTCGTCGTCGGATTCGTGTCGTCGGTGCTCAGCCCGACGATCCAGACGAGGCTCATGGACGTCGCCGGCGACAACCAGTCGATCGCCGCGGCGATGAACCATTCTGCACTCAACATCGGCAACAGTCTCGGGGCGTTCTTGGGTGGCGTCGTGATCGCCCTCGGATGGGGTTTCACCGCTCCGGCCTGGACCGGCGCGGCTCTGGCGATCGCGGGACTGCTGATCGCGCTGGTGTCGTACCGGATCGAAGCGCGTCGACCCGCGGCTCCGGTACGGGTCGCGTCGTAG
- a CDS encoding NUDIX hydrolase, whose product MSDPEESLPVAGTVVLLRPAAAGFEVLLIRRPDRGSFAGAWVFPGGKVEEIDRRPGGSEREDARRAGIRETLEEVGLEIGELVVLSQWQPPREAPTRIRTWFFLAAAPDQQPSPSADEVSEIAWVSPASALERHGAGAWTLFPPTWMTLHRLTAFDDIASVLAAAGTADVFQTRVHDEGRAFEWAQGRLDASRLPWTFGPA is encoded by the coding sequence GTGAGCGACCCCGAAGAGTCCCTGCCCGTCGCCGGCACCGTCGTGCTGCTGCGCCCCGCTGCGGCCGGGTTCGAGGTGCTGCTGATCCGACGCCCCGATCGCGGATCGTTCGCGGGCGCATGGGTCTTCCCCGGTGGGAAGGTCGAGGAGATCGACCGGCGACCCGGTGGATCAGAGCGAGAGGATGCCCGCCGTGCCGGTATCCGCGAAACTCTCGAAGAGGTCGGCCTCGAGATCGGCGAGCTCGTGGTCCTGTCGCAGTGGCAGCCGCCGCGCGAGGCGCCGACCCGCATCCGCACCTGGTTCTTCCTGGCTGCGGCCCCGGATCAGCAGCCATCGCCCTCGGCCGATGAGGTGAGCGAGATCGCGTGGGTCAGCCCGGCGTCCGCCCTCGAGCGACACGGCGCCGGCGCGTGGACACTGTTCCCGCCGACCTGGATGACCTTGCACAGGCTCACGGCGTTCGATGACATCGCATCCGTTCTCGCCGCTGCCGGCACCGCCGACGTGTTCCAGACGCGTGTGCACGACGAGGGCCGCGCGTTCGAATGGGCGCAGGGGCGGCTTGACGCCTCACGCCTGCCCTGGACGTTCGGCCCCGCCTGA
- the metX gene encoding homoserine O-acetyltransferase MetX, translating to MDWQTTSEDTVPSAPVTEADVRLLRARPPATGAWRDGDPVGGRRFASFGAFRTESGSELPGIRLAYETWGELNKARDNAVLVLHALTGDSHVRGPAGAGHPTAGWWEDLTGPGAPLDTDRWFLIAPNMLGGCQGSTGPASVAPDGYEWASRFPYLTIRDQVAAQVRLADALGIDRWAAVVGGSMGGMHALEWAITHPERVERLAVLSSPPVTTADQIALNTVQIGTIRMDPRFQGGEYYDLSDGDGPHRGLALARRMALLNYRSPIELNQRFQRSWQSDVSPLGHGGRFAVESYLDFHGNKFTRRFDANSYITLVEAMNSHDVGRDRGGVEEALHAVTATTLVLGIDSDRLFPVDGQHRIARSVPNTLDGNEAVVLASDFGHDGFLIESEAVGTHLRRLLES from the coding sequence ATGGACTGGCAGACGACCTCCGAGGACACGGTGCCATCGGCGCCCGTGACGGAGGCCGATGTGCGCCTGCTGCGCGCGCGCCCTCCCGCCACGGGAGCCTGGCGTGATGGCGACCCGGTCGGCGGGCGACGGTTCGCCTCGTTCGGGGCGTTCCGCACCGAGAGCGGGAGCGAGCTGCCCGGCATCCGCCTCGCCTACGAGACCTGGGGCGAGCTGAACAAGGCACGCGACAACGCCGTGCTCGTGCTGCACGCCCTCACCGGCGACAGCCATGTGCGCGGCCCCGCCGGTGCCGGGCACCCCACGGCCGGCTGGTGGGAGGACCTCACCGGTCCCGGCGCCCCCCTCGACACCGACCGCTGGTTCCTGATCGCCCCCAACATGTTGGGCGGATGCCAGGGGTCCACCGGACCGGCGAGCGTCGCCCCCGACGGCTACGAGTGGGCCTCACGGTTCCCCTACCTGACGATCCGTGACCAGGTGGCGGCGCAGGTACGTCTCGCCGACGCCCTGGGGATCGACCGCTGGGCGGCGGTCGTCGGCGGCTCGATGGGCGGTATGCACGCCCTGGAGTGGGCGATCACGCATCCGGAACGCGTCGAGCGTCTGGCGGTGCTCTCCTCTCCCCCGGTGACCACCGCTGACCAGATCGCGCTGAACACCGTGCAGATCGGCACGATCCGCATGGACCCCCGGTTCCAAGGCGGCGAGTACTACGACCTGAGCGACGGAGACGGTCCGCACCGCGGCCTGGCCCTCGCCCGACGCATGGCCCTGCTGAACTACCGCAGTCCGATCGAGCTCAACCAGCGCTTCCAGCGCTCCTGGCAGTCGGATGTGTCGCCGCTCGGCCACGGTGGACGATTCGCCGTCGAGTCGTACCTCGATTTCCACGGCAACAAGTTCACGCGCCGCTTCGATGCGAACAGCTACATCACGCTCGTCGAGGCGATGAACTCGCATGATGTCGGCCGCGACCGCGGTGGCGTCGAAGAGGCTCTGCACGCGGTCACCGCGACCACGCTCGTGCTCGGCATCGACAGCGACCGGCTCTTCCCCGTCGACGGGCAGCACCGGATCGCCCGCAGCGTCCCGAACACTCTCGACGGCAACGAGGCCGTGGTGCTCGCGAGCGACTTCGGCCACGACGGCTTCCTGATCGAGAGCGAAGCGGTCGGCACGCATCTGCGGCGACTGCTCGAGAGCTGA
- a CDS encoding bifunctional o-acetylhomoserine/o-acetylserine sulfhydrylase yields the protein MSAPETWRFETKQIHSGAAPDPVTKARATPIYQTTSYVFDSADHAANLFALAEFGNIYTRIQNPTQDVLEQRLAALEGGTGALVLASGQAASTFAVLNIAEAGDHFVASSSIYGGTYNLFKYTLAKLGIEVTFVENQDDPEEWRRAVRPNTKLFFAETIGNPQINILDIRTVADVAHESGVPLIVDNTIATPYLIRPFEFGADIVVHSVTKFLGGHGTTIGGAIIDGGSFEWSKNVEKFPGLTVPDPSYHGASYTAAVGDALAYIIKARVQLLRDLGSAIAPQSAWNLIQGIETLSLRIERHVQNAQEIAEWLDNRDDVATVNYSGLPSSPWYAKANEYAPKGVGAVLSFELKGGVEAGREFVNSLSLFSHLANIGDVRSLVIHPASTTHAQLTPEQQLTAGVTPGLVRLSVGIENIEDLKADLDQALAAARRVTEAARA from the coding sequence ATGTCCGCACCCGAGACCTGGCGTTTCGAGACCAAGCAGATTCACTCGGGCGCCGCTCCCGACCCGGTCACGAAGGCTCGCGCCACGCCGATCTACCAGACCACCTCCTACGTCTTCGACAGCGCGGACCACGCGGCGAACCTCTTCGCCCTCGCGGAGTTCGGCAACATCTACACCCGTATCCAGAACCCGACGCAGGATGTGCTGGAGCAGCGCCTCGCCGCTCTGGAGGGGGGCACCGGCGCTCTCGTCCTCGCCAGCGGTCAGGCCGCCTCGACCTTCGCCGTGCTGAACATCGCCGAAGCCGGCGACCACTTCGTCGCCTCGAGCTCCATCTACGGCGGCACCTACAACCTGTTCAAGTACACGCTCGCGAAGCTCGGCATCGAGGTCACATTCGTCGAGAACCAGGACGACCCCGAGGAATGGCGTCGCGCCGTCCGCCCGAACACCAAGCTGTTCTTCGCGGAGACCATCGGCAACCCCCAGATCAACATCCTCGACATCCGCACGGTCGCCGACGTCGCGCACGAGTCCGGCGTGCCGCTCATCGTCGACAACACGATCGCGACGCCATACCTGATCCGTCCGTTCGAGTTCGGCGCCGACATCGTCGTCCACTCGGTCACCAAGTTCCTCGGCGGCCACGGCACCACCATCGGCGGCGCGATCATCGACGGGGGCTCGTTCGAGTGGTCGAAGAACGTCGAGAAGTTCCCGGGCCTCACGGTTCCGGACCCCTCTTACCACGGCGCGAGCTACACGGCCGCGGTCGGCGACGCGCTCGCGTACATCATCAAGGCGCGCGTGCAGCTGCTGCGCGACCTGGGCTCCGCGATCGCTCCGCAGAGCGCCTGGAACCTCATCCAGGGCATCGAGACGCTGTCGCTGCGTATCGAGCGCCACGTGCAGAACGCGCAGGAGATCGCCGAGTGGCTCGACAACCGTGACGACGTCGCGACGGTCAACTACTCGGGTCTGCCTTCCTCTCCCTGGTACGCGAAGGCGAACGAGTACGCCCCCAAGGGTGTCGGTGCCGTGCTGTCCTTCGAGCTCAAGGGCGGCGTGGAGGCCGGTCGCGAGTTCGTGAACAGCCTCTCGCTGTTCAGCCACCTCGCCAACATCGGCGACGTGCGCTCGCTCGTCATCCACCCGGCGTCCACCACGCACGCCCAGCTGACTCCGGAGCAGCAGCTCACCGCGGGCGTCACCCCCGGTCTCGTGCGTCTCTCGGTGGGTATCGAGAACATCGAAGACCTCAAGGCCGACCTCGACCAGGCCCTCGCCGCGGCTCGCCGCGTCACGGAGGCCGCTCGCGCCTGA